In Grus americana isolate bGruAme1 chromosome 4, bGruAme1.mat, whole genome shotgun sequence, one genomic interval encodes:
- the MFAP3L gene encoding microfibrillar-associated protein 3-like isoform X1, translating to MNILNNHHFLYFLPTTHLVILLAALTTAEDVTNSTFNRTDMNTGSVPVVISHIDHIIVKEGSSALIDCNVQGSPSPHYRWYNSNGRLLQEEENKAGKWWFLDNGLLNITSVSFEDRGKYTCVASNMYGSVNNTVTLRVVFTSGDMGIYYMIVCLVAFTIVMILNITRLCMMSSHLKKTEKAINEFFRTEGAEKLQKAFEIAKRIPIITSAKTLELAKVTQFKTMEFARYIEELARSVPLPPLIMNCRTIMEEIMEVVGLEEQGQNFVRQTAEGQETTETDELYMIPNALKRSDSPTADSDASSLHEPPQQIAIRVSVHPLSKKDCMDGQSQESVQLDTKEEDTPQTPALPAEPPPEPSAELSSDDTALANDKNTCVIYESHV from the exons atgaacaTACTGAACAACCACCACTTTTTGTACTTTCTGCCTACAACACACCTTGTCATCTTACTAGCAGCTTTGACAACTGCTGAGGATGTGACTAATAGCACTTTCAACCGCACTGACATGAACACAGGATCTGTGCCTGTGGTGATCTCCCACATCGACCATATTATAGTCAAGGAGGGGAGTAGTGCCTTGATCGACTGCAATGTCCAAGGTAGTCCTAGTCCACATTACAGATGGTACAATTCCAACGGCCGCCTGCTccaagaggaagagaataaag CAGGAAAATGGTGGTTTCTTGACAATGGGCTACTGAACATTACCAGCGTGTCTTTTGAAGACAGAGGTAAATACACATGTGTCGCATCTAATATGTATGGCAGTGTTAACAATACTGTGACATTGAGGGTTGTTTTTACCTCCGGAGATATGGGAATCTATTACATGATTGTCTGCCTTGTAGCTTTTACCATTGTTATGATACTGAACATTACTCGGTTATGTATGATGAGCAGtcatctgaagaaaacagagaaagcaatcAATGAATTCTTCAGAACAGAAGGGGCAGAGAAACTCCAGAAAGCCTTTGAGATTGCGAAGCGTATCCCAATTATCACTTCAGCCAAAACGCTGGAGCTTGCCAAAGTAACCCAGTTCAAGACCATGGAGTTTGCTCGCTATATTGAAGAGCTTGCTCGGAGCGTACCTTTGCCACCTCTCATCATGAACTGCAGGACTATAATGGAAGAAATTATGGAGGTTGTTGGTCTGGAGGAGCAAGGACAGAATTTTGTACGGCAGACAGCAGAAGGCCAGGAAACCACTGAAACAGATGAGCTGTATATGATCCCAAATGCTTTGAAGCGCAGTGACTCTCCCACAGCGGACTCTGACGCATCATCACTGCACGAACCACCTCAACAGATTGCAATAAGAGTGTCAGTTCACCCGTTGTCCAAAAAGGACTGCATGGACGGTCAGTCTCAAGAAAGCGTGCAGTTGGACACCAAGGAAGAAGACACTCCTCAAACACCAGCACTTCCTGCAGAGCCCCCTCCTGAGCCTTCTGCCGAACTCAGTTCTGATGACACAGCATTGgcaaatgacaaaaatacatGCGTTATATATGAAAGCCATGTATGA
- the MFAP3L gene encoding microfibrillar-associated protein 3-like isoform X2 translates to MNILNNHHFLYFLPTTHLVILLAALTTAEDVTNSTFNRTDMNTGSVPVVISHIDHIIVKEGSSALIDCNVQGSPSPHYRWYNSNGRLLQEEENKGKWWFLDNGLLNITSVSFEDRGKYTCVASNMYGSVNNTVTLRVVFTSGDMGIYYMIVCLVAFTIVMILNITRLCMMSSHLKKTEKAINEFFRTEGAEKLQKAFEIAKRIPIITSAKTLELAKVTQFKTMEFARYIEELARSVPLPPLIMNCRTIMEEIMEVVGLEEQGQNFVRQTAEGQETTETDELYMIPNALKRSDSPTADSDASSLHEPPQQIAIRVSVHPLSKKDCMDGQSQESVQLDTKEEDTPQTPALPAEPPPEPSAELSSDDTALANDKNTCVIYESHV, encoded by the exons atgaacaTACTGAACAACCACCACTTTTTGTACTTTCTGCCTACAACACACCTTGTCATCTTACTAGCAGCTTTGACAACTGCTGAGGATGTGACTAATAGCACTTTCAACCGCACTGACATGAACACAGGATCTGTGCCTGTGGTGATCTCCCACATCGACCATATTATAGTCAAGGAGGGGAGTAGTGCCTTGATCGACTGCAATGTCCAAGGTAGTCCTAGTCCACATTACAGATGGTACAATTCCAACGGCCGCCTGCTccaagaggaagagaataaag GAAAATGGTGGTTTCTTGACAATGGGCTACTGAACATTACCAGCGTGTCTTTTGAAGACAGAGGTAAATACACATGTGTCGCATCTAATATGTATGGCAGTGTTAACAATACTGTGACATTGAGGGTTGTTTTTACCTCCGGAGATATGGGAATCTATTACATGATTGTCTGCCTTGTAGCTTTTACCATTGTTATGATACTGAACATTACTCGGTTATGTATGATGAGCAGtcatctgaagaaaacagagaaagcaatcAATGAATTCTTCAGAACAGAAGGGGCAGAGAAACTCCAGAAAGCCTTTGAGATTGCGAAGCGTATCCCAATTATCACTTCAGCCAAAACGCTGGAGCTTGCCAAAGTAACCCAGTTCAAGACCATGGAGTTTGCTCGCTATATTGAAGAGCTTGCTCGGAGCGTACCTTTGCCACCTCTCATCATGAACTGCAGGACTATAATGGAAGAAATTATGGAGGTTGTTGGTCTGGAGGAGCAAGGACAGAATTTTGTACGGCAGACAGCAGAAGGCCAGGAAACCACTGAAACAGATGAGCTGTATATGATCCCAAATGCTTTGAAGCGCAGTGACTCTCCCACAGCGGACTCTGACGCATCATCACTGCACGAACCACCTCAACAGATTGCAATAAGAGTGTCAGTTCACCCGTTGTCCAAAAAGGACTGCATGGACGGTCAGTCTCAAGAAAGCGTGCAGTTGGACACCAAGGAAGAAGACACTCCTCAAACACCAGCACTTCCTGCAGAGCCCCCTCCTGAGCCTTCTGCCGAACTCAGTTCTGATGACACAGCATTGgcaaatgacaaaaatacatGCGTTATATATGAAAGCCATGTATGA